AGGAAGGGGCGAGCTTAAGCGAGATCGAGCGCCATGCCGCCAGCCTGATGCAACGCCTCAACCTTTTCTACACCATCGCCTCGGGCTCCGCCCTCACGGTGATCCCCCAGGCCGGCGGCCACTGGGAGAGCCTCGAGAAGCTGGCGGAGCGCTACCCCAATCTCTCGGCCATGCAGGCGGCGCCGACCGTCGAGGCCAAGATCGCCGGCGCGGTCCAGGGCAGCCTGGCCGCTTATTTTCAAGGCGACGCCGCGCTGTTCGGCCAGATGGCCCTGATGATGCGCGATCTCCTGAAAGAGCAGGGGCAGATCGTCAAGGACTACCCCTCGGCCCAGGACCTGCATCGCGAGATCCAGCTCAACACGATCAAACCCTTCCGCCTGGCCTGGCTGGGCTATGCCTTGGCCTTCTTTCTCCTGATCAGCAGCCTCTGGATGAAGGGGAAGGGGCTGTATTGGGCGGGGATGGGCCTGTTGGCGCTGTCCTTCGGGGTCCATATCTACGGCTTCGTCCTGCGCATGATGATCTCGGGGCGTCCGCCGGTGACCAATATGTACGAGTCGGTGATCTGGGTGGCCTTCGGCGTCGTCCTCTTTGCCCTGATCTTCGAGGCGGTCTACCGGGCCAAGATCTACGCCGCCGCGGCGGCGGCCCTGGCGACCCTGCTGCTGGTGGTGGCCGATTCGGTACCCTCCATCCTCGATCCCGCCATCGATCCGCTGGTGCCGGTGCTGCGCAGCAACTATTGGCTGACTATCCACGTGCTCACCATCACCTTGAGCTATGCGGCCTTCGCCCTGGCCCTCGGCGTGGGCAACGTGAGCCTGGGCTACTACATCTTCAAGCCGCAGGCGAAGGAGCGCATCGAGCGCCTCAATTATTTTCTTTATCGGTCCATGCAGGTCGGCGTCATCCTCCTGGCCGCGGGCACCATTCTCGGCGGGGTCTGGGCCAACGCCTCCTGGGGTCGGTTCTGGGGCTGGGATCCCAAAGAGGTCTGGGCGCTGATCGCGCTCTTGGGGTACCTGGCGATCCTGCACGGCCGCTTCGCGGGTTGGCTGCGCGGTTTCGGGCTGGCCCTGGGCTCGGTGCTGGCTTTTCTGCTGGTGTTGATGGCCTGGTATGGGGTGAACTTCATCTTAGGCGTCGGCCTACACAGCTACGGATTCAGCTCGGGCGGCGCGACGGGGA
This genomic stretch from Deltaproteobacteria bacterium PRO3 harbors:
- a CDS encoding cytochrome C biogenesis protein, whose product is MKRLKTFLMLGILCLPAALRAEGEMPAPKPGMQVEILREVAIQEGGRKKPFDTFARETVRTITGREKFQGFDPIELIYSWLTQTKVWERQPILDAGFKPLQEQVGLKPTSGRVAPADLAANQEFQLFMQTVAAKQQEGASLSEIERHAASLMQRLNLFYTIASGSALTVIPQAGGHWESLEKLAERYPNLSAMQAAPTVEAKIAGAVQGSLAAYFQGDAALFGQMALMMRDLLKEQGQIVKDYPSAQDLHREIQLNTIKPFRLAWLGYALAFFLLISSLWMKGKGLYWAGMGLLALSFGVHIYGFVLRMMISGRPPVTNMYESVIWVAFGVVLFALIFEAVYRAKIYAAAAAALATLLLVVADSVPSILDPAIDPLVPVLRSNYWLTIHVLTITLSYAAFALALGVGNVSLGYYIFKPQAKERIERLNYFLYRSMQVGVILLAAGTILGGVWANASWGRFWGWDPKEVWALIALLGYLAILHGRFAGWLRGFGLALGSVLAFLLVLMAWYGVNFILGVGLHSYGFSSGGATGMATFVGIELLWIGFATLRYKMLFKPARVPAMGRSG